The following coding sequences lie in one Lolium perenne isolate Kyuss_39 chromosome 2, Kyuss_2.0, whole genome shotgun sequence genomic window:
- the LOC127329570 gene encoding FBD-associated F-box protein At5g60610-like, translating into MKQKTKNRHADRLSDLPDEMLPHILSHLPSDEAVRSSVLSRRWRDVHKAVPVVDLVDHKEGRRGYDVKVCFDQQVTGAILSKPPGTPIRTLRLQAFYQPQELLDQWISSAMSSSAEEIDLNLRYWHTSRKSICPFASSPGDFDKYYKDAYVKTHHQLFRCPTLRRLRLTNWKLDLPLGKVTSSLETLCLARIMDPNGVLQQLISSCPRLADLTLQECPSLTQITVTSPHLQSFAIICCHQAQRVQLDSHCLKSLHYKGGIPQNSIFKLANYTGVVALTIEICEDLSGKEQKEVAPVTTLISQCTDLTYLHLSLRPSMAFNSLFRGDVRRLSRLTQLGLQGCLRNEDDVRSVVVFLCDTQNLEVLSLFPLGPQVPKKTQYLSDSESDDELIQDDGIDYSSRVTRSFWPMHIRCLDDKLRRINIGKYRGLQLQKILARFLLSRTASLEELSVALTAGCSRREHARELRSWKSNCHTRVAVTICQ; encoded by the coding sequence ATGAAGCAGAAGACCAAGAACAGGCACGCGGACCGGCTGAGCGATCTCCCCGACGAGATGTTACCGCACATCCTCTCCCACCTCCCCTCCGACGAGGCCGTGCGCAgcagcgtgctctcccgccgatggCGCGACGTCCACAAGgccgtccccgtcgtcgacctcgtcGACCACAAGGAAGGCCGCCGTGGGTACGATGTCAAGGTCTGCTTCGACCAACAGGTGACGGGAGCAATCCTCTCGAAGCCCCCCGGGACGCCCATCCGCACCTTACGTCTCCAAGCCTTCTACCAGCCGCAGGAACTGCTCGACCAGTGGATCAGCTCCGCTATGTCCTCCAGCGCCGAGGAGATCGACCTCAACCTCAGGTACTGGCACACCTCGAGAAAGAGCATCTGCCCCTTCGCCTCGTCCCCGGGGGACTTTGATAAATACTACAAGGATGCCTATGTCAAGACCCACCACCAGCTCTTTCGTTGCCCCACGCTTCGCCGCCTGCGCCTTACCAACTGGAAGCTCGACCTACCGCTGGGGAAGGTCACCTCTTCACTGGAAACTCTCTGCCTCGCGAGGATCATGGACCCAAACGGGGTGCTGCAGCAGCTGATCTCCAGCTGCCCACGTCTAGCTGACCTAACGCTGCAGGAGTGCCCGAGTCTCACCCAAATAACCGTGACCAGCCCCCACTTGCAGAGCTTTGCCATAATCTGCTGCCACCAAGCCCAGCGAGTGCAGCTGGATAGCCATTGCCTCAAGTCTCTGCACTACAAAGGTGGCATTCCTCAAAACTCAATCTTCAAGCTTGCAAACTACACAGGAGTCGTGGCCCTCACGATTGAAATCTGTGAAGACCTCTCCGGAAAAGAACAAAAAGAAGTTGCTCCGGTCACTACACTCATCAGCCAGTGCACCGACCTGACATACCTTCATCTTTCCTTGCGCCCTTCAATGGCCTTTAACAGCTTGTTCAGAGGTGATGTGCGACGCCTATCGCGCCTTACGCAGTTGGGCCTCCAGGGTTGCTTGCGCAACGAGGATGACGTCCGGTCAGTTGTTGTCTTCCTTTGTGACACTCAGAACCTTGAAGTACTGTCGCTGTTTCCTCTCGGTCCACAGGTTCCAAAGAAGACGCAGTATTTATCAGATAGCGAATCAGATGATGAGCTAATTCAGGACGACGGTATCGACTATAGTAGCCGGGTGACTCGTAGTTTCTGGCCAATGCATATCAGATGCTTGGATGATAAGCTGAGAAGGATCAACATTGGAAAGTACAGAGGACTGCAGCTCCAAAAGATACTTGCAAGGTTTCTGCTTTCGAGGACTGCATCTTTAGAAGAATTATCTGTTGCCTTAACAGCTGGATGCTCCCGGCGCGAGCATGCAAGAGAGCTAAGATCCTGGAAATCCAACTGCCATACCAGGGTAGCTGTAACTATATGTCAGTGA
- the LOC127329572 gene encoding bisdemethoxycurcumin synthase-like, with product MAEANSNGPVRDSQRGMQQHAEGPAAMLAIGTANPTGTVVPQDEFADSFFRATKSEHLTELKEKLKRICKNTCIEKRHFHLKEESVDAHPEFLDRELPSLDARIDMVATAIPKLAHSAATKAIDEWGRPATDITHLVFVTFSAVQAPSADLQLASLLGLRPTVCRTILSLHGCSGGGAALNLAKQLAENNHGARVLVACSEITLISFRAPDRNSLVCQSLFSDGAGAVIVGAGPFREGERALFEMVSSTQTAIPSTEHVLNMQVSEAGVEFHVGIEVPMLIGQNIQQCLQDTFSRAPVCSWNDLFWAVHPGGRAILDNIDTVLKLEPGKLVASRHVLREYGNMSGATIIFVLDELRRRRNEEDPLPEWGVMLAFGPGITIEAMVLRAPSHNRK from the exons ATGGCAGAAGCAAACAGCAACGGTCCGGTGCGCGACAGCCAGCGGGGCATGCAGCAGCACGCGGAAGGCCCCGCGGCAATGCTCGCCATCGGCACGGCGAACCCGACGGGCACCGTAGTACCCCAGGATGAGTTCGCCGACAGCTTCTTCCGCGCGACCAAGAGCGAGCACCTTACTGAACTCAAGGAGAAGCTAAAGAGAATTT GCAAGAATACATGCATTGAGAAACGGCACTTCCACCTGAAGGAGGAATCAGTTGATGCCCACCCGGAGTTCCTCGATAGAGAGCTGCCATCCCTCGACGCCCGCATCGACATGGTTGCCACCGCTATCCCAAAGCTCGCGCACTCTGCCGCAACCAAGGCCATCGACGAGTGGGGCCGTCCAGCCACCGACATCACCCACCTCGTCTTCGTCACCTTCTCCGCCGTCCAAGCACCTAGCGCCGACCTCCAGCTGGCCTCGCTCCTTGGCCTCCGCCCCACGGTCTGCCGCACCATACTCAGCCTACATGGCTGCagcggtggcggcgcggcgctAAACCTAGCCAAGCAGCTCGCTGAGAACAACCACGGCGCGCGCGTCCTCGTGGCTTGCTCTGAGATAACGCTGATCAGTTTCCGCGCCCCTGACAGGAACAGCCTCGTTTGCCAATCCTTATTCAGTGACGGCGCCGGCGCTGTTATCGTCGGAGCCGGGCCTTTCCGTGAAGGCGAACGCGCTCTATTCGAGATGGTCTCTTCCACCCAGACTGCGATACCAAGCACCGAGCATGTGCTCAATATGCAGGTCTCAGAAGCGGGCGTAGAATTCCACGTCGGCATCGAGGTGCCGATGCTAATAGGACAGAACATCCAGCAATGCCTCCAAGACACGTTCAGTAGGGCTCCAGTGTGCTCTTGGAACGACCTCTTCTGGGCGGTGCACCCAGGTGGCCGTGCTATCTTGGATAACATAGACACTGTGCTCAAGCTAGAGCCAGGGAAGTTGGTAGCCAGCCGACATGTGCTTCGCGAGTACGGCAACATGAGCGGCGCAACGATAATATTCGTGCTTGATGAGTTGCGCCGCCGTAGGAATGAGGAGGATCCACTGCCAGAGTGGGGCGTGATGCTCGCCTTCGGACCAGGAATCACAATCGAGGCCATGGTGCTGCGCGCACCCTCTCACAACAGAAAATAA
- the LOC127329571 gene encoding F-box/LRR-repeat protein At4g14103-like → MASPSHKKTSSSRRDRISGLPDNILGHVLSFLPNKEAARAALLARRWRHAFGSVHTISFEEEEGEREDDWITFYYESEERKSCSKGILDGIGAALLCRRRCAGALQVPVRSFHFAFDSWHWWDKVAIDQWLAYVLPRRDCNSHPGLHLDLRFHISSVCALNERKRDAGSDSDDDGHGNRWRYLLPERLFSCTALRTLCITYCRLKLPKINAIDLPFLDTMRLTALGDSGRSIQRLISSCPRLVDLTLEALWNLKRVSVLDKRLLRLAIHCCHNLKSVDIDASELRSLDYSGREPAESFLTLHGSPATTTSCTISLCKALSKEAEFSKLTSFLEEISKAKHLHLHHESFENRFFDVGFPLFPSLTRLTLQGCVQSRNTVVAPVAHMTIVRTLLAVASVRHWCYQYFT, encoded by the exons ATGGCTTCACCTTCACACAAGAAGACATCGTCTTCCAGGAGGGATCGGATCAGCGGCCTCCCAGACAACATACTTGGCCACGTCCTCTCCTTCCTGCCAAACAAGGAGGCTGCACGCGCGGCCTTGCTGGCCCGCCGGTGGCGCCACGCCTTCGGCAGTGTCCACACGATCTCGTTCGAGGAGGAAGAGGGGGAGAGGGAAGACGACTGGATCACCTTTTACTACGAATCCGAAGAGAGGAAAAGCTGCAGCAAAGGAATCCTGGATGGCATAGGCGCAGCACTCTTGTGCCGCCGCCGGTGTGCTGGAGCCCTCCAGGTGCCGGTGCGCAGCTTCCACTTTGCCTTCGATAGCTGGCACTGGTGGGACAAGGTCGCGATCGACCAGTGGCTCGCCTACGTCCTGCCCCGTAGGGACTGTAACAGCCACCCGGGGCTCCACCTCGACCTACGCTTCCACATCAGCTCGGTCTGTGCACTCAATGAAAGGAAGAGAGATGCTGGCAGCGATTCCGACGACGACGGTCACGGCAATAGGTGGAGGTATCTCCTTCCAGAGAGGCTTTTTTCATGCACTGCCCTACGGACACTGTGCATCACCTATTGCCGGTTGAAGCTACCTAAGATAAATGCCATCGATCTGCCTTTCCTCGACACAATGCGCCTCACGGCCCTCGGCGACTCTGGGAGAAGCATCCAGAGGCTGATCTCGAGCTGTCCCCGTCTAGTTGACCTGACCCTTGAAGCCCTCTGGAACCTCAAAAGGGTCTCTGTTCTCGACAAAAGGCTCCTCCGACTCGCCATACACTGCTGTCACAACTTAAAGTCTGTTGACATTGACGCATCAGAGCTGAGGTCGCTGGACTATAGTGGTAGGGAGCCAGCGGAGTCATTCCTGACTTTGCATGGCTCACCGGCGACTACCACTTCGTGCACCATCAGTCTATGCAAAGCCCTCTCCAAGGAGGCAGAATTTTCCAAGCTCACGAGTTTTCTTGAGGAAATTTCTAAAGCAAAGCACCTGCATCTGCACCATGAGAGCTTTGAGAACAGGTTCTTCGACGTGGGGTTTCCTCTTTTCCCTAGCCTGACACGGCTCACACTGCAAGGCTGCGTTCAAAGCAGAAACACCGttgttgcccctgtggctcatatgactattgtgcgtacccttcttgctgttgcttctgttcgccaCTG gtgctatcagtatttcACGTGA